In Brettanomyces bruxellensis chromosome 8, complete sequence, a genomic segment contains:
- the GLN1 gene encoding glutamate--ammonia ligase (BUSCO:EOG09262MXH), producing the protein MVYTERTATLEKYLSLPQRGKVIAEYIWIDSKGDLRSKGKTLDHKVTDLSELSEWNFDGSSTGQAVGSNSDVFLKPVAFYPDPFRRGDNILVLCECWNNDGTPNKYNHRHECNKLMTAHADQKVWFGLEQEYTLLDADDNYIYGWPKGGFPAPQGPYYCGVGAGKAIARDVIEAHYRACLYTGITLSGINGEVMPSQWEFQVGPCLGIKMGDELWMARYLLHRVAEEFGVKVTLHPKPLKGDWNGAGCHTNVSTEAMRHPGGMKFINDAIAKLAKRHKEHIALYGTDNNLRLTGRHETASLDDFSSGVANRGASIRIPRPVQAKGYGYFEDRRPASNIDPYLVCGIMVETICGSIPDADMSKEFKRESQ; encoded by the coding sequence ATGGTCTACACTGAGAGAACCGCTACCCTTGAGAAGTATTTGTCACTTCCTCAGAGAGGTAAAGTTATAGCCGAGTATATCTGGATTGACTCTAAGGGTGATCTTAGATCGAAGGGTAAGACTTTGGACCACAAGGTTACCGACCTTTCAGAATTGTCCGAGTGGAACTTTGATGGTTCCTCTACAGGCCAAGCTGTGGGATCTAACTCTGATGTTTTCTTGAAACCAGTTGCTTTCTACCCAGATCCATTTAGAAGGGGAGATAACATCTTGGTTCTATGCGAGTGCTGGAACAATGACGGTACTCCAAACAAGTACAACCATAGACACGAATGCAACAAGTTGATGACTGCACATGCCGACCAGAAGGTTTGGTTCGGTTTGGAACAGGAGTACACCTTGTTGGATGCTGATGACAACTACATTTATGGCTGGCCAAAGGGAGGTTTCCCAGCTCCTCAAGGACCATACTACTGTGGTGTTGGTGCTGGTAAAGCCATTGCCAGAGATGTTATAGAGGCACATTACAGAGCCTGCTTGTACACTGGAATTACCCTTTCCGGTATCAACGGTGAGGTTATGCCTTCCCAGTGGGAATTCCAGGTTGGTCCATGTCTTGGAATTAAGATGGGTGATGAGTTGTGGATGGCCAGATACTTGCTTCACAGAGTGGCCGAGGAGTTTGGTGTTAAAGTTACTCTTCATCCAAAGCCTTTGAAGGGTGACTGGAATGGTGCTGGTTGCCACACCAATGTCTCCACTGAGGCTATGAGACACCCAGGTGGAATGAAGTTCATTAATGATGCCATTGCCAAGTTGGCTAAGAGACATAAGGAGCACATTGCCCTTTACGGTACCGACAACAACCTGAGATTGACTGGAAGACACGAGACTGCTTCTCTTGATGACTTCTCTTCTGGTGTTGCCAACAGAGGTGCTTCCATCAGAATTCCAAGACCTGTTCAGGCCAAGGGATATGGCTACTTCGAGGACAGAAGACCAGCTTCCAACATTGACCCATACTTGGTTTGTGGTATCATGGTGGAGACTATCTGTGGTTCTATTCCTGATGCTGACATGAGCAAGGAGTTCAAGAGAGAGTCACAGTAA
- a CDS encoding uncharacterized protein (BUSCO:EOG092643VB) → MITNSYAIVQSCFKRPLQLQRRYLSFLPLVASAVATTGGVFLGNSIRLADQLENDEIDQNITKGERELKENKTVKPRFERPPKNYPNHVPLYAYEKVAMFLFSSIGALLHPEKNQYIVALGESTAIPPYLRWLRKQMLEDETGRQILKDRPYITSETLHMDKLKKYPENSFGKVYYEWLLRENVSPDTRVNVKFIDDEELAFVFQRYRQCHDFYHALTGLPIAREGEIAVKFFEFLNIGIPFAGMGALFAPLNLKKHQRERLLSVYYPWAIETATHCKKNLINVYWEKIMDKDVDELRADLGITKPPDMRKLRKLAKERRHAAKK, encoded by the coding sequence ATGATCACTAATTCGTACGCAATTGTCCAAAGTTGCTTTAAGAGGCCGTTACAATTacaaagaagatatttatctttcttGCCTTTAGTGGCATCAGCAGTGGCCACTACTGGAGGAGTGTTTCTTGGGAATAGTATCAGGTTGGCGGATCaacttgaaaatgatgagaTAGATCAAAATATCACAAAAGGTGAGCGAGAattgaaggaaaataaaacagtGAAACCAAGGTTTGAAAGACCACCAAAGAATTATCCAAATCACGTTCCATTATATGCCTATGAAAAGGTAGCAAtgttccttttttcttcaatagGTGCTCTTTTACATCCAGAAAAGAACCAGTATATTGTGGCACTTGGAGAAAGTACTGCAATTCCACCATACTTGAGATGGCTTCGCAAACAGATGCTTGAGGATGAAACAGGTAGACAAATTTTAAAGGATCGGCCATATATTACTTCCGAAACATTGCATATGGACAAATTAAAGAAGTATCCAGAGAATAGTTTTGGAAAAGTGTACTATGAATGGTTATTGAGAGAGAATGTCTCGCCGGATACCAGAGTCAATGTGAAGTTTATTGATGACGAAGAATTGGCATTCGTATTCCAAAGGTACAGACAGTGCCATGATTTTTACCATGCACTAACTGGGCTCCCAATTGCACGGGAAGGGGAAATTGCTGTCAAATTCTTTGAGTTCTTGAACATTGGAATACCATTCGCCGGAATGGGTGCACTATTCGCTCCGTTAAACCTTAAAAAGCATCAAAGAGAGCGTTTGTTGTCTGTTTATTATCCTTGGGCAATTGAAACCGCCACTCACTGcaagaagaatttgatCAACGTTTATTGGGAAAAGATTATGGATAAGGACGTCGACGAATTACGTGCGGATCTTGGAATCACAAAACCTCCTGACATGAGaaaattgagaaaactCGCAAAGGAGAGAAGGCATGCTGCTAAAAAATGA
- a CDS encoding uncharacterized protein (BUSCO:EOG09264RJL), giving the protein MCSESKQVVGSPSPIPGISEEKFQILCLKAVQAKENSYCPYSQFPVGCALLTEDNTIYTGVNVENASYGGAICAERTAIVKAVSEGHRKIKALAVSTNSSKCSSPCGICRQVIREFSESDLKLPIIMLDKNGKKYIEMTIDELLPLSFGPDDLEK; this is encoded by the coding sequence ATGTGCTCGGAAAGTAAACAGGTGGTAGGAAGTCCCTCTCCAATTCCAGGAATTTCCGAAGAAAAGtttcaaattctttgtCTGAAAGCAGTTCAGGCAAAGGAGAATTCGTACTGTCCTTACTCACAATTTCCGGTTGGATGTGCTCTTTTGACAGAGGATAATACAATTTACACGGGCGTTAATGTGGAAAATGCTAGCTATGGTGGGGCGATATGTGCGGAAAGGACAGCAATCGTGAAGGCAGTAAGTGAAGGTCATAGAAAGATTAAAGCCTTAGCTGTCTCTACCAATTCAAGCAAATGCTCCTCTCCTTGCGGAATATGCAGACAGGTAATACGTGAATTCTCAGAGAGTGATCTTAAATTACCCATTATCATGCTTGATAAAAATGGGAAGAAATACATAGAAATGACGATTGATGAGCTTCTACCATTGAGTTTCGGTCCCGATGATCTCGAGAAATAA
- a CDS encoding uncharacterized protein (BUSCO:EOG09264E6Z) produces the protein MLVVGLTGGIASGKSTVSAQLHDKYKFPIIDADKIAREIVEPGKPAYQSIVKYFEKKITGLLKEDGTLNRPALGRYVFSNKSELQILNSITHPEVRKEILRRILKCWLHFEQICILDVPLLFEAGMDKICGKTICVICNEEIQLQRLMKRNSELTKEDCINRIHNQLSNKEQSSKADIVIENDGTLEGLYIELDKDIKGLHLVKL, from the coding sequence ATGTTAGTGGTTGGATTGACTGGTGGTATTGCCAGCGGAAAGTCTACGGTTTCCGCTCAACTTcatgataaatataaatttccAATAATTGATGCAGATAAAATCGCTAGAGAGATAGTCGAGCCAGGCAAGCCGGCATACCAAAGTATTGTCAAatactttgaaaagaaaataacgGGACTTTTAAAAGAAGACGGAACTCTAAATAGGCCAGCATTAGGAAGATATgtcttttcaaataaaagtGAACTTCAAATTCTCAATTCCATTACACATCCCGAAGTCCGTAAAGAAATTCTCAGAAGAATCTTAAAGTGTTGGCTTCATTTCGAGCAGATTTGTATATTGGATGTACCATTATTGTTCGAAGCGGGTATGGATAAAATATGTGGAAAGACGATTTGTGTGATATGCAACGAGGAAATTCAGCTTCAAAGgttgatgaagagaaatTCCGAATTGACTAAAGAAGATTGCATTAATCGAATTCATAATCAACTTAGTAATAAGGAGCAATCCTCCAAAGCAGACATTGTCATCGAAAATGATGGCACTTTAGAGGGACTTTATATTGAACTTGATAAAGATATCAAGGGATTACACCTTGTAAAGCTTTAA
- a CDS encoding uncharacterized protein (BUSCO:EOG09260XL0), giving the protein MHVLCVAEKPSIANSVARTLSGGNVRSREIKGRKGQFARNLDFTFNFPWIGSCDVTMTSVAGHVSNIDFPKDFSWGNCEPVSLFDAPTIVEIGNPLIAQNITNEAQRCDALMIWTDCDREGEYIGWEIVQQAKIKNNRITLENAYRARFSHLERSHVLYAAKHPIKLDKRAIDAVKTRMEVDLRTGACLTRFLTTLFRRVLGRDSPMVSYGTCQFPTLGFVVDRYKRIKLFKEEPFWSISLILKKKQRRCPMHWEKNCLFDRLVTACIYQKCLNADPEFATIKDITTKPTSNWAPLPLTTVEMQKDCARFFKLTAKDTLAAAETLYTKGFISYPRTETDTFPKAMNLQELVKKQIQAPKWGEYAKNLLESGTFRQPRGGKHSDDAHPPIHPIIFVGENASLTAVQKKVYEYVVRRFLACCSPDAKGFRTVIRAQWGSELFSTSGLVVKERGFLDVFIYTKWESSGHQLPEVEPNEKVKIYQATMTTGHTAPPPKLTETELIALMDANGIGTDATIADHIEKIKSRNYVISQKGGRGRGKNAVIVPTELGYGLVEGFNKLGFDNISLTKPFLRKELESELKDICDGKAQRVDVLTKAIGKYKEAFVLINRKKRTLLDSYKETIAANN; this is encoded by the coding sequence ATGCACGTTCTTTGTGTTGCTGAAAAGCCGTCTATTGCAAATTCCGTCGCACGGACCTTGAGTGGTGGAAATGTGAGAAGTAGAGAAATCAAAGGAAGGAAAGGTCAGTTTGCAAGAAATCTTGATTTCACATTCAACTTCCCATGGATAGGTTCCTGTGATGTGACGATGACATCAGTGGCTGGACACGTTAGCAATATTGATTTTCCAAAAGACTTTTCGTGGGGAAATTGTGAGCCAGTAAGCTTGTTTGATGCTCCTACCATAGTCGAAATAGGAAATCCATTAATTGCGCAGAATATTACTAATGAGGCCCAGCGATGTGATGCTTTAATGATATGGACTGATTGCGATCGTGAGGGAGAATATATTGGTTGGGAGATAGTGCAGCAGGCCAAGATAAAAAACAATCGAATTACACTTGAGAATGCGTACAGAGCACGATTTTCTCACCTTGAACGATCGCACGTTCTTTACGCCGCAAAACATCCAATTAAATTAGATAAAAGAGCAATTGACGCCGTGAAAACACGTATGGAGGTCGATTTGCGAACAGGTGCTTGTCTAACCAGATTTCTTACCACTTTATTCAGAAGAGTGTTAGGACGCGACTCGCCAATGGTTTCTTATGGTACGTGTCAGTTTCCGACATTGGGCTTTGTTGTCGATCGTTATAAAAGAATTAAACTGTTCAAGGAGGAACCATTTTGGTCTATTTCGCTTATtctaaagaagaagcagagaCGATGTCCCATGCATTGGGAAAAGAACTGTCTATTTGATAGATTAGTAACGGCATGCATTTATCAGAAATGCTTGAACGCCGACCCAGAATTTGCCACAATAAAAGATATTACCACAAAGCCAACAAGCAACTGGGCACCTTTGCCATTAACTACGGTGGAAATGCAGAAGGATTGTGCAAGATTCTTCAAGCTGACAGCTAAGGATACACTTGCAGCAGCGGAGACATTATATACCAAAGGGTTTATTTCATATCCGAGAACGGAGACTGATACTTTCCCGAAAGCTATGAATTTACAAGAGTTGGTTAAGAAGCAGATTCAAGCACCAAAATGGGGTGAGTATGCCAAGAACTTGCTAGAATCGGGGACTTTTCGCCAGCCGAGAGGTGGCAAGCATAGTGATGATGCTCACCCTCCTATTCATCCAATTATTTTTGTGGGGGAAAATGCAAGCTTGACAGCAGTACAGAAGAAGGTGTATGAGTATGTTGTTCGTCGTTTTTTGGCATGTTGTTCACCCGATGCCAAAGGTTTTAGAACAGTTATTCGAGCGCAATGGGGAAGTGAATTGTTTAGTACGTCTGGACTTGTTGTTAAGGAAAGAGGCTTTTTGGATGTATTCATTTATACAAAGTGGGAGTCATCTGGTCACCAGTTACCAGAGGTAGAACCAAACGAAAAGgttaaaatatatcaagCCACAATGACAACTGGGCATACTGCACCGCCCCCAAAGCTGACGGAAACAGAATTAATTGCATTAATGGATGCAAACGGAATTGGAACGGATGCCACAATAGCAGATCACATAGAGAAGATCAAATCCAGGAATTACGTCATTTCACAAAAGGGCGGAAGAGGTAGAGGGAAGAATGCAGTCATAGTACCGACTGAGTTAGGCTATGGCCTTGTTGAAGGATTCAATAAGTTGGGCTTTGACAATATTTCGTTAACAAAACCGTTCCTCAGGAAGGAACTTGAATCTGAGTTGAAAGATATATGTGATGGAAAAGCTCAACGGGTGGATGTACTAACAAAAGCCATTGGTAAGTACAAGGAGGCTTTTGTTCTTATAAACAGGAAAAAGCGGACTCTTTTGGATAGTTATAAAGAAACAATAGCTGCGAACAATTAG
- a CDS encoding uncharacterized protein (BUSCO:EOG09264AWW), translated as MSSNSCTKIFEPLNLCAKTLKHIHFKGLSQYEQANTIQEYLVKKNMAHRDYHILEKNPRIVQNGRLPKVEPPAIYPTVLSFEFKPVYTGGKREKKHTGLRDIEKMEDIKHVEFVQTNRGGQVTFHGPGQIVIYPILTLSNFHGLTSRCYISTLEKCIIGVLSGDPFHLTAKTTENTGVWVNSREIYNNGTSIKKISSIGVNVRRSVTCHGCSINCSTDLSYLNDPRFVMCGLPQFKQTSILNELGTLPIGLDKVADLFVKQIAKRLGVSSIETFSLSGEGPIESQFPALDGICEMKK; from the coding sequence ATGAGTAGCAATAGTTGCACAAAGATATTTGAACCTCTAAATTTATGTGCAAAAACCTTGAAGCATATACATTTCAAAGGGTTGTCACAGTATGAACAGGCAAATACAATTCAGGAATACttggtgaagaagaatatggCACATAGAGACTATCACATATTAGAAAAGAATCCAAGGATAGTTCAAAATGGCAGGTTGCCAAAAGTTGAGCCACCTGCGATCTACCCCACAGTGTTGAGTTTCGAATTTAAACCTGTCTATACAGGTGgtaaaagagagaaaaagcatACAGGTTTGAGAGACATtgaaaaaatggaagatatAAAACATGTTGAATTTGTACAGACAAACAGGGGTGGTCAAGTCACTTTTCATGGGCCTGGGCAGATAGTGATATATCCAATATTAACGTTATCCAATTTTCATGGACTTACTTCAAGATGCTATATCTCTACGCTAGAAAAGTGTATAATTGGGGTTTTGAGTGGCGATCCTTTCCATTTAACAGCAAAAACAACCGAAAATACAGGTGTGTGGGTGAATTCACGTGAGATATACAATAATGGTACCTCCATCAAAAAGATCTCATCGATAGGTGTGAATGTTAGAAGGTCCGTTACCTGTCATGGCTGTTCCATTAATTGCAGTACCGATCTCTCTTATTTAAATGACCCAAGATTTGTAATGTGCGGACTACCTCAATTTAAGCAAACCTCCATCCTTAATGAACTTGGAACCTTACCCATTGGATTAGACAAGGTTGCAGACTTATTCGTCAAACAGATTGCAAAAAGATTAGGTGTGAGTTCAATTGAGACTTTTAGTCTTTCGGGAGAAGGTCCGATTGAATCACAATTTCCAGCGCTTGATGGTATATGcgagatgaaaaaataa
- the HOG1 gene encoding MAPK protein hog1 — protein sequence MASQDFVRTEIFGTVFETTPRYTDLTPIGMGAFGLVCSAKDNLTGQNVAIKKVMKPFSTAVLAKRTYRELKLLNHLRHENLISLEDIFLSPLEDIYFVTDLQGTDLHRLLASRPLEKQFIQYFLYQILRGLKYVHSAGVIHRDLKPSNILINENCDLKICDFGLARIQDPQMTGYVSTRYYRAPEIMLTWQKYDTEVDIWSAGCIFAEMIEGKPLFPGKDHVDQFSIITKLLGSPPPDVIDTICSENTLRFVKSLPHRDPVPFSERFKGVDPDAIDLLSKMLVFDPKKRITAAEALEHKYLTPYHDPTDEPIAEERFDWSFNDADLPVETWKIMMYSEILDFHEIEGAEAMHNDNLVQGQYESDIIQQQHLQQRLEQQQQQQQQQQQQGQERVGEKSS from the coding sequence ATGGCATCTCAAGACTTTGTGCGGACCGAGATTTTCGGTACGGTCTTCGAGACTACACCAAGGTATACAGATTTGACACCTATAGGAATGGGTGCTTTTGGCCTTGTTTGTTCAGCCAAGGACAACCTTACAGGACAAAATGTTGCAATCAAAAAAGTTATGAAACCATTCTCGACTGCTGTGCTAGCCAAGAGAACATACAGAGAGCTCAAACTATTAAATCACCTCAGGCatgaaaatttgatttctttaGAGGACATCTTTCTAAGTCCATTGGAAgacatatattttgttacaGATTTACAAGGTACCGACTTGCATAGATTGTTGGCATCTCGTCCTTTGGAAAAACAGTTCATTCAATACTTCTTGTACCAAATTCTTAGGGGTCTCAAGTATGTTCATTCTGCGGGTGTCATTCATAGAGATTTAAAGCCAAGCAATATCTTGATCAATGAAAACTGTGATTTGAAGATTTGTGATTTTGGTCTTGCAAGAATCCAGGACCCGCAAATGACTGGATACGTCTCTACAAGATACTACAGGGCACCAGAAATCATGCTTACATGGCAAAAATACGACACCGAGGTGGATATATGGTCTGCTGGGTGTATCTTTGCCGAGATGATCGAAGGCAAACCTTTGTTTCCTGGTAAAGATCACGTGGACCAGTTTAGTATAATTACAAAACTTCTTGGTTCTCCGCCACCTGATGTTATCGATACAATATGTTCTGAGAACACGTTACGTTTTGTTAAATCCCTTCCTCATAGAGATCCAGTCCCATTTAGTGAGAGATTTAAGGGCGTCGATCCCGATGCAATTGATCTCTTATCGAAAATGTTGGTTTTTGACcctaaaaaaagaataactGCCGCAGAAGCCTTGGAACATAAATACTTGACTCCATATCACGATCCAACAGATGAACCAATAGCCGAGGAAAGATTTGATTGGTCTTTTAACGATGCAGACCTTCCGGTGGAGACCTGGAAAATCATGATGTACAGTGAAATTTTAGATTTTCATGAAATTGAAGGTGCCGAGGCCATGCATAACGATAATCTGGTACAAGGACAATACGAATCGGATATCATACAACAGCAGCATTTACAACAGAGACTTgagcaacagcagcaacagcagcaacaacaacaacaacaaggGCAAGAAAGAGTTGGCGAAAAATCGTCTTAG
- the MVD1 gene encoding diphosphomevalonate decarboxylase (BUSCO:EOG09263BG5) produces MANKHVTVTAPVNIATLKYWGKRDRFLNLPTNSSISVTLSQDDLKTTTSVCYSKNFESDALYLNGNEESLSSPRQQSCLKLLRKCRIEKEEQDPSLDKIASLPLHIVSVNNFPTAAGLASSAAGYAAMVYSIAKLYQLDLDRSELSKIARQGSGSACRSLYGGFVAWEMGSLNNGSDSKAVQIAPRAHWPGIRAAILVVSAAKKEVPSTGGMQLTVKTSDLFDYRVKQVVPARYEEMKKAILARDFGVFAELTMKDSNSFHAVCLDSYPPIFYMNDTSKRIVKVITTINEAYGRNVAAYTFDAGPNAVIYYEEKDEDIVLGTLHEFFGSVPGWAKKSGMSFSVPQKFPIEKFDHDVFSKGVSRVILTSVGEGPTLVSESILNPDTGLPKL; encoded by the coding sequence ATGGCCAACAAACATGTTACTGTGACAGCTCCTGTCAATATTGCCACCCTCAAATACTGGGGCAAAAGGGACCGTTTCCTCAACCTCCCTACTAATTCTTCGATTAGTGTGACCCTTTCCCAAGATGACCTTAAAACAACAACTTCTGTCTGCTACTCCAAAAACTTTGAATCCGATGCACTATAtttaaatggaaatgaggAGTCACTTTCCTCGCCAAGGCAGCAGAGTTGCCTCAAGCTGTTGCGTAAGTGcagaattgaaaaagaagagcaagatCCTTCTCTCGACAAAATAGCGTCTCTACCTTTGCACATTGTTAGTGTTAACAATTTCCCAACAGCAGCTGGTTTGGCATCCTCTGCTGCAGGTTATGCAGCTATGGTGTACTCCATTGCCAAGCTTTACCAGTTGGACTTGGACCGGTCAGAGTTAAGCAAAATTGCACGTCAAGGATCAGGTTCAGCTTGTAGATCTCTATATGGTGGTTTTGTCGCTTGGGAAATGGGATCCCTTAATAACGGATCGGACTCCAAGGCCGTGCAAATTGCACCTAGAGCACATTGGCCAGGAATTAGAGCAGCTATTTTGGTTGTTTCTGCTGCAAAGAAGGAAGTTCCATCAACTGGAGGAATGCAGCTGACCGTCAAGACATCAGATTTGTTTGACTATCGTGTGAAACAGGTTGTTCCAGCTAGATAcgaagagatgaaaaaggCCATTCTTGCAAGGGACTTTGGTGTCTTTGCTGAGTTGACCATGAAGGACTCAAATTCGTTCCATGCTGTTTGTTTGGATTCGTATCCACCTATCTTCTACATGAACGATACCTCTAAAAGAATTGTTAAAGTTATTACTACCATCAACGAGGCATATGGTCGTAATGTCGCCGCGTACACTTTTGATGCCGGTCCAAATGCTGTTATTTATTACgaggagaaagatgaagatatcGTTTTAGGAACGTTGCACGAGTTCTTTGGATCTGTTCCTGGTTGGGCTAAGAAATCTGGTATGAGCTTCAGCGTTCCCCAGAAGTTTccaattgaaaagtttgacCATGATGTTTTCTCCAAAGGAGTTTCTAGAGTAATTCTAACATCAGTTGGTGAGGGTCCAACTCTGGTGTCTGAGTCGATTCTCAACCCTGACACAGGTCTTCCTAAGCTTTGA
- the COF1 gene encoding cofilin yields MSRSGVGVSDDALEAFNDLKLGKKYKYIIYKISDDKTKIIVDKTSTDPSYDKFLEELPENDCKYAVYDFEYELGQGEGKRNKIVFFQWSPDTASIRSKMVYASSKDALRRALNGVSSDIQGTDFSEVAYDSVLEKVSRGAGSH; encoded by the exons ATG TCCAGATCAGG AGTCGGTGTTTCAGATGACGCTCTAGAAGCCTTCAATGACTTGAAGCTTGGAAAGAAGTACAAGTACATTATCTACAAGATTAGTGACGACAAGACTAAAATTATCGTTGACAAGACTTCCACAGATCCATCTTACGATAAGTTTTTGGAGGAACTTCCAGAGAACGACTGTAAGTACGCTGTTTACGACTTTGAGTACGAGCTAGGTCAGGGTGAAGGTAAGAGAAACAAGATTGTCTTTTTCCAATGGTCTCCAGATACTGCATCTATCAGATCTAAGATGGTTTATGCATCTTCCAAGGATGCTTTGAGAAGAGCTCTTAATGGGGTCTCTTCTGATATTCAAGGTACTGACTTTTCAGAGGTTGCGTATGATAGTGTTCTAGAAAAGGTTAGCAGGGGTGCCGGATctcattaa